In Desulfosoma caldarium, the following are encoded in one genomic region:
- the tuf gene encoding elongation factor Tu translates to MGKKKFERTKPHVNVGTIGHIDHGKTTLTAAITKQLSLRGKAEFVPFDAIDKAPEERERGITIATAHVEYETEKRHYAHVDCPGHADYIKNMITGAAQMDGAILVVAADDGPMPQTREHILLARQVGVPNMVVFLNKVDMVDDPELIELVELELRELLSKYGFPGDDVPIIKGSALKALECDDPSGPDAAPIFELLEAVDNYIPDPVRDIDKPFLMPIEDVFSISGRGTVVTGRVERGVISVGDEVEIVGFRPTMKTVCTGVEMFRKTLDRGEAGDNIGVLLRGIKRDEVERGQVVAKPGSITPHTKFKAEVYVLKKEEGGRHTPFFPGYRPQFYFRTTDVTGVVTLPEGVEMVMPGDNVNMEVHLIAPVALEKELRFAIREGGRTVGAGVVTDIIE, encoded by the coding sequence ATGGGGAAGAAGAAGTTTGAGCGGACGAAGCCGCACGTGAATGTTGGGACGATTGGTCACATAGACCATGGGAAGACGACGTTGACGGCGGCGATTACGAAGCAGTTATCGCTTCGTGGGAAGGCGGAGTTTGTGCCGTTTGATGCGATTGACAAGGCGCCGGAGGAGCGGGAGCGAGGGATCACGATAGCGACGGCGCATGTGGAGTATGAGACGGAAAAGCGGCATTATGCGCATGTGGATTGTCCGGGGCATGCGGACTACATCAAGAACATGATCACGGGTGCGGCGCAGATGGACGGGGCCATTTTGGTGGTGGCGGCCGATGATGGTCCGATGCCGCAGACACGGGAGCACATTTTGTTGGCGCGTCAGGTGGGTGTGCCGAACATGGTGGTGTTTTTGAACAAGGTGGACATGGTGGATGATCCGGAGCTGATTGAGTTGGTGGAGTTGGAGCTTCGGGAGTTGTTGAGCAAGTATGGGTTTCCTGGGGATGATGTGCCGATCATCAAGGGGTCGGCGTTGAAGGCGTTGGAGTGTGATGATCCATCGGGTCCGGATGCGGCGCCGATATTTGAATTGTTGGAAGCGGTGGACAATTACATACCGGATCCGGTGCGGGATATTGACAAGCCGTTTTTGATGCCCATTGAGGATGTGTTTTCCATTAGCGGCCGAGGGACGGTGGTGACGGGTCGCGTGGAGCGCGGGGTGATTTCGGTGGGCGATGAAGTGGAGATTGTGGGATTTCGGCCGACGATGAAGACGGTGTGTACGGGTGTGGAGATGTTTCGCAAGACCTTGGATCGCGGGGAAGCGGGGGACAACATTGGGGTGTTGCTTCGCGGGATCAAGCGGGACGAGGTGGAGCGTGGCCAGGTTGTGGCGAAGCCTGGGAGCATCACGCCGCACACGAAGTTCAAGGCAGAGGTGTACGTATTGAAGAAGGAGGAAGGGGGGCGGCACACGCCGTTTTTCCCTGGGTATCGGCCGCAGTTTTATTTTCGCACGACGGATGTGACGGGAGTGGTGACGTTGCCTGAGGGCGTGGAGATGGTGATGCCTGGGGACAACGTGAACATGGAAGTGCATTTGATTGCTCCGGTGGCTTTGGAGAAGGAGCTTCGGTTTGCGATTCGCGAAGGCGGACGCACCGTGGGCGCCGGCGTGGTCACCGACATCATCGAGTAG
- the rplP gene encoding 50S ribosomal protein L16, with protein sequence MLAPKRVRYRKQQKGRMRGMASRGNQLHFGDFGIKALEAGRITSRQIEAARVAITRYVKRGGKLWIRIFPDKPVTKKPAETRMGKGKGAPEGWVAVVKPGRILYELKGVTEEVAQEACRLAAHKLPVATRFVSRQDVL encoded by the coding sequence ATGTTAGCGCCCAAAAGAGTTAGGTATCGAAAGCAACAAAAGGGCCGCATGCGAGGCATGGCCTCACGAGGGAACCAATTGCACTTTGGGGACTTTGGGATCAAGGCCTTGGAGGCGGGTCGCATCACGTCGAGGCAGATCGAGGCGGCTCGTGTGGCCATCACCAGATATGTCAAGCGCGGCGGAAAGCTATGGATTCGTATCTTTCCGGATAAGCCGGTGACCAAAAAGCCGGCAGAAACCCGCATGGGAAAAGGCAAAGGCGCCCCCGAAGGCTGGGTCGCCGTGGTCAAGCCAGGACGAATCCTCTATGAACTCAAAGGCGTCACGGAAGAGGTCGCCCAAGAAGCATGTAGGCTGGCGGCTCATAAACTTCCTGTGGCCACGCGGTTTGTGTCGAGGCAGGATGTGTTATGA
- a CDS encoding type Z 30S ribosomal protein S14, translating to MAKKSMIAKAQRKPKFKVRAYNRCPLCGRPRAFLRKFGMCRICFRNMALNGELPGVVKSSW from the coding sequence TTGGCCAAGAAATCCATGATCGCAAAAGCCCAAAGAAAGCCGAAATTCAAGGTAAGAGCCTACAACAGATGCCCGCTCTGCGGACGGCCACGCGCTTTCCTTCGCAAATTCGGCATGTGCCGCATTTGCTTTCGCAATATGGCCCTCAACGGCGAACTTCCCGGCGTCGTCAAATCCAGTTGGTAG
- the rpsG gene encoding 30S ribosomal protein S7 yields the protein MPRRREVAKREVLPDPKYNSRLVAKFINNIMRQGKKSVAERILYGAFDVIERRSKQDPLEVFHKAMEHVRPIIEVKSRRVGGATYQVPVEVRSDRRDALAMRWIISYAKNRSEKTMIDKLAGELLDASQNRGGAVKKKEDTHRMAEANKAFAHYRW from the coding sequence ATGCCACGTAGAAGAGAAGTCGCAAAGCGGGAAGTGCTTCCGGACCCCAAATACAACAGCCGGTTGGTGGCCAAGTTTATTAACAACATCATGCGTCAAGGCAAGAAAAGTGTGGCCGAACGGATCCTTTATGGAGCCTTTGACGTCATCGAGCGGCGCAGCAAGCAGGATCCGCTAGAAGTTTTCCACAAGGCTATGGAGCACGTGCGGCCCATCATCGAGGTGAAGTCAAGGCGGGTGGGTGGAGCCACTTATCAGGTACCCGTGGAAGTACGCAGCGATCGCCGGGACGCCTTGGCCATGCGATGGATCATTTCCTACGCCAAGAACCGTTCGGAAAAGACCATGATCGATAAGTTGGCCGGCGAGCTCTTGGATGCATCCCAGAACCGGGGTGGAGCGGTCAAAAAGAAGGAAGACACGCACCGCATGGCTGAAGCCAATAAGGCCTTTGCGCATTATCGCTGGTAG
- the rplC gene encoding 50S ribosomal protein L3 — MVKALLGRKLGMTQVFAEDGSAVPVTVVQAGPCVVTQVKVPARDGYSAVQIGFGQKKEKKVTRPLKGHLDKVGKGYFALLREVRVENAEAFEPGQVWDCSVFAIGDRVDVTGVSKGKGFAGTVKRWGFRRGPMTHGCKNIREPGSTGCATFPGRVIKGKKMAGQKGNKRATTLNLKIIDVRPEENLLLIKGAVPGGVNGFLMIRKTNRVR; from the coding sequence ATGGTGAAGGCATTACTAGGACGCAAGCTAGGGATGACGCAGGTGTTTGCCGAAGACGGCAGCGCCGTGCCCGTCACGGTGGTGCAGGCCGGCCCATGTGTCGTCACACAGGTCAAAGTTCCCGCACGCGATGGGTATAGCGCCGTGCAGATCGGCTTTGGACAAAAGAAGGAAAAAAAGGTCACGCGCCCTTTGAAGGGGCATCTGGACAAGGTGGGTAAAGGCTACTTTGCCTTGCTGCGTGAGGTGCGTGTGGAGAATGCCGAGGCGTTTGAGCCGGGCCAAGTATGGGATTGCAGTGTTTTTGCCATTGGAGACCGTGTGGATGTCACCGGGGTAAGCAAGGGCAAGGGCTTTGCCGGTACGGTGAAGCGCTGGGGATTTCGTCGAGGTCCCATGACGCACGGTTGCAAGAACATTCGAGAGCCGGGCTCCACCGGATGCGCCACCTTTCCAGGGCGCGTCATCAAGGGAAAAAAGATGGCGGGCCAAAAGGGTAACAAGCGGGCGACGACTCTTAACTTGAAGATCATCGACGTGCGACCCGAGGAAAATCTCCTCTTGATCAAGGGAGCTGTTCCAGGAGGTGTGAACGGCTTCCTCATGATTCGCAAGACTAACCGGGTCCGATAA
- the rplE gene encoding 50S ribosomal protein L5, with amino-acid sequence MARLRELYEKEVALQLAKMFHYKSPMQIPKLSKIVLNMGLGEAIQNVKILETASEELAQISGQKPVITRARQSIAAFKLRKGMPIGCMVTLRGNRMYEFYDKLVNIALPRVRDFRGVSAKSFDGRGNYTLGVREHIIFPEIDYDKIDKIKGLNITIVTTAKTDDEARELLALLGMPFRK; translated from the coding sequence ATGGCACGTTTGCGCGAGTTGTACGAAAAAGAAGTGGCCCTGCAATTGGCCAAAATGTTTCATTACAAAAGCCCGATGCAGATTCCAAAGCTGAGCAAAATCGTGCTCAACATGGGCCTGGGAGAGGCAATACAAAACGTTAAGATTCTGGAAACGGCTTCCGAGGAACTGGCGCAGATCAGCGGCCAAAAACCTGTGATCACGAGGGCGCGCCAGAGTATCGCGGCCTTTAAGCTGCGTAAAGGCATGCCCATCGGATGCATGGTGACCCTGCGGGGCAACCGAATGTACGAGTTCTACGACAAGCTCGTCAACATCGCCCTGCCTCGAGTGCGCGACTTTCGCGGTGTATCTGCCAAGTCCTTTGACGGGCGGGGGAACTACACCCTTGGAGTGCGGGAACATATCATTTTCCCGGAAATCGACTACGACAAGATCGACAAGATTAAGGGGCTCAACATCACCATCGTGACAACGGCGAAAACCGACGACGAAGCCCGAGAGCTGTTGGCCTTGTTGGGAATGCCGTTTCGAAAGTAA
- the rplR gene encoding 50S ribosomal protein L18: protein MGSKTNPSVVARLKRKRRIRRKVHGTPERPRLTVYKSLKHIYAQIIDDTRGVTLAAASTLSPEFKALGPVEGKVGAAEKVGQIVAKKALDRGVTKVVFDRNGFIYHGRIRAVADGARAAGLEF from the coding sequence ATGGGTTCCAAAACGAATCCCAGCGTTGTGGCGCGCCTGAAACGTAAACGGCGCATTCGCAGAAAGGTGCACGGGACGCCAGAGCGCCCGCGACTGACGGTTTACAAAAGCCTGAAGCATATATATGCCCAGATCATCGACGACACCAGGGGCGTGACGCTGGCGGCCGCGTCGACCCTCTCGCCTGAATTCAAGGCCTTAGGTCCCGTGGAAGGTAAGGTGGGGGCGGCGGAAAAAGTCGGTCAGATCGTTGCCAAGAAAGCCTTGGACAGGGGCGTCACCAAGGTGGTCTTTGACCGAAATGGATTCATCTACCATGGAAGAATCCGCGCCGTGGCGGATGGAGCGCGGGCGGCAGGGCTAGAATTTTGA
- the rpsJ gene encoding 30S ribosomal protein S10 has product MMNQRMRIRLKAYDHKLLDQAAAEIVNTAKKTGAQVAGPIPLPTKIHRYTVLRSVHIDKKSREQFEIRVHKRLVDILEPTQQTVDSLMKLDLSAGVDVEIKL; this is encoded by the coding sequence ATGATGAATCAGAGAATGCGCATCCGCTTGAAAGCCTACGACCACAAGCTTCTTGACCAGGCGGCCGCAGAAATCGTCAATACGGCCAAAAAGACGGGCGCCCAGGTAGCGGGCCCCATTCCCTTGCCGACCAAAATTCACCGGTACACGGTGCTGCGTTCCGTCCATATTGACAAGAAGTCTCGGGAGCAGTTTGAGATCCGTGTCCATAAGCGCTTGGTGGACATCTTGGAGCCGACTCAGCAGACGGTGGATTCGCTCATGAAGCTGGATTTGTCGGCGGGAGTCGATGTGGAAATCAAACTGTAA
- the rplV gene encoding 50S ribosomal protein L22, producing the protein MEVRAVSKYVRISPRKARLVADLVRSKNVGQALTILKFTPKKGARLLSKTLRSAMANAENTKSMDMEGLYIKAIYVNEGPRLKRWRPRAMGRATRIVKRTSHITVVLGEK; encoded by the coding sequence ATGGAAGTGAGAGCGGTTTCCAAATACGTGCGCATCTCACCGCGCAAGGCGCGCCTGGTGGCCGATCTTGTCCGCAGCAAGAATGTGGGGCAAGCATTGACCATATTAAAGTTTACGCCTAAGAAAGGGGCGCGGCTGCTGAGCAAGACGTTGCGGTCGGCCATGGCCAATGCGGAAAACACCAAATCCATGGACATGGAAGGCCTTTACATCAAAGCCATTTATGTCAACGAAGGGCCCCGGTTGAAGCGATGGAGGCCTCGAGCTATGGGCCGGGCCACGCGCATTGTGAAGCGCACCAGCCACATCACGGTGGTTCTCGGGGAAAAGTAA
- the rplB gene encoding 50S ribosomal protein L2 has protein sequence MGIRKVKPRSAGTRFMTYATFEEITKKEPERSLVEPLKKKGGRNNYGRVTARHRGGGHKRLYRIIDFKRDKENVPAKVAAIEYDPNRSARIALLHYVDGEKRYILAPLGLKVGDVVVTGAEADVRPGNCLPLENIPLGTVVHNVEMIPGKGGQMVRSAGAGAQLMAKEGRHVTLRLPSGEMRMVLARCKATIGQVGNIEHENISLGKAGRSRWLGRRPHVRGVAMNPVDHPMGGGEGRSSGGRHPCTPWGKPTKGYRTRKRKNSDRLIVRRRK, from the coding sequence ATGGGAATTAGGAAAGTCAAGCCGCGCAGCGCCGGAACCCGGTTCATGACTTACGCCACCTTTGAGGAGATTACGAAGAAGGAGCCGGAACGCAGTCTCGTGGAACCTCTGAAGAAAAAGGGCGGGCGCAACAACTATGGCCGCGTGACGGCCCGGCATCGAGGTGGGGGTCACAAGAGGCTGTATCGCATCATTGACTTCAAACGTGACAAGGAAAATGTGCCCGCCAAGGTGGCGGCCATCGAGTATGATCCGAACCGGTCGGCCCGCATTGCCCTTTTACACTATGTGGATGGAGAGAAGCGCTACATTTTGGCGCCTTTGGGCCTGAAGGTGGGCGACGTGGTTGTCACAGGGGCTGAAGCGGATGTGAGGCCGGGCAATTGTTTACCTCTGGAGAACATTCCGCTGGGCACGGTGGTGCACAATGTGGAGATGATTCCTGGCAAAGGCGGCCAGATGGTGCGATCCGCCGGAGCGGGAGCGCAGCTTATGGCCAAGGAAGGGCGCCATGTCACGCTGAGGTTACCATCCGGCGAGATGCGCATGGTGCTCGCGCGCTGCAAAGCCACCATCGGCCAAGTGGGAAACATTGAACATGAAAACATTAGCCTGGGCAAGGCGGGTCGAAGCCGATGGCTGGGGCGACGGCCCCATGTGCGCGGCGTAGCCATGAATCCGGTGGATCATCCCATGGGCGGTGGCGAAGGGCGGAGTTCCGGAGGCAGGCATCCATGCACGCCGTGGGGCAAGCCCACCAAGGGATATCGCACCCGCAAGAGGAAGAACAGCGATCGGCTCATCGTGCGACGCCGCAAATAG
- the rplF gene encoding 50S ribosomal protein L6 — MSRIGKNPIPIPKGVDVTLQGDVVVVKGLKGQLERRVPSEVTVSVEDGHIVVRRKSDQRRARAMHGLTRVLLHNMVTGVSQGFTKVLEIHGVGYRCDVSKNVLTFTLGHSHPISFPLAQGVSASVEKQTVIRLEAVDKELLGQTAANIKALRPVEPYKGKGIRYADQWVRRKAGKTGAKKK; from the coding sequence ATGTCGCGTATCGGCAAAAACCCCATCCCCATTCCCAAAGGGGTGGACGTGACCCTTCAGGGGGATGTGGTCGTTGTCAAGGGCCTGAAAGGGCAGTTGGAAAGGCGGGTGCCCTCGGAAGTGACCGTGTCGGTGGAAGACGGCCACATTGTGGTGCGCCGCAAGAGCGATCAACGTCGAGCCAGAGCCATGCATGGCCTCACGAGGGTCTTGCTCCACAATATGGTCACGGGCGTCAGCCAGGGCTTCACCAAGGTGTTGGAAATTCACGGGGTGGGTTACCGCTGCGATGTAAGCAAAAATGTGCTGACCTTTACCCTGGGTCATTCGCATCCGATTAGCTTTCCTCTGGCTCAAGGAGTGAGCGCTTCAGTAGAAAAGCAGACGGTGATTCGCCTGGAGGCCGTGGACAAGGAACTGCTCGGGCAGACGGCGGCCAACATTAAGGCTTTGCGTCCGGTGGAGCCGTACAAAGGCAAAGGTATTCGATACGCCGATCAATGGGTCCGGCGAAAGGCCGGTAAGACGGGCGCAAAGAAGAAATAG
- a CDS encoding 50S ribosomal protein L23, which produces MRDKTYVILKRPLITEKSTTDKEQHNKLHFEVDRRANKIEIKEAVEKMFKVNVLEVRTLKVKGHNKRVGRHTVRTSDWKKAIVTIKPGQRVEFFEGV; this is translated from the coding sequence ATGCGGGACAAGACCTATGTGATCCTCAAGCGCCCTTTGATCACGGAAAAGAGCACGACGGACAAGGAACAGCATAACAAGCTCCATTTTGAAGTGGACCGACGTGCCAACAAGATTGAGATCAAAGAGGCCGTGGAAAAGATGTTCAAGGTGAACGTGCTGGAGGTGCGTACCCTTAAGGTCAAAGGGCATAACAAGCGCGTCGGGCGCCACACTGTGCGCACGAGCGATTGGAAAAAGGCCATTGTGACCATCAAGCCCGGTCAAAGGGTCGAATTCTTTGAAGGCGTTTAA
- the rpsL gene encoding 30S ribosomal protein S12 yields MPTINQLVRKGRQKVRKKSSTPALQSCPQKRGVCVRVYTTTPKKPNSALRKIARVRLTNGIEVTSYIPGIGHNLQEHSVVLIRGGRVKDLPGVRYHIIRGTLDALGVANRKQGRSKYGAKRPK; encoded by the coding sequence ATGCCCACGATCAATCAGTTGGTGCGAAAGGGAAGACAAAAGGTTCGTAAGAAATCGAGCACCCCGGCGCTTCAGAGCTGTCCGCAAAAGCGGGGCGTGTGCGTGCGCGTCTACACCACGACCCCCAAAAAGCCCAACTCGGCTTTACGAAAAATCGCCCGTGTGCGGCTGACCAACGGCATCGAAGTGACGTCGTACATTCCCGGAATCGGCCACAATCTTCAAGAGCACTCTGTGGTACTGATTCGTGGCGGCCGCGTTAAAGATTTGCCCGGTGTGCGCTACCACATCATTCGCGGAACGTTGGATGCCCTGGGTGTGGCCAATCGCAAGCAGGGCCGGTCCAAGTACGGGGCCAAGCGGCCGAAGTAA
- the rpsS gene encoding 30S ribosomal protein S19, with product MPRSLRKGPFVDDHLLKKVLAAKETGDRKVIKTWSRRSTILPDFVGLTIAVHNGKKFIPVFITENMVGHKLGEFSPTRTFYGHAGDKKSKVKGKK from the coding sequence GTGCCTCGCTCTTTAAGAAAGGGACCCTTTGTGGATGACCACCTGCTGAAGAAGGTGCTGGCCGCCAAAGAGACCGGAGATCGCAAGGTGATCAAGACCTGGTCTCGGCGATCCACCATTCTTCCTGATTTCGTCGGGCTAACCATTGCCGTTCACAACGGCAAGAAGTTCATTCCTGTCTTTATCACGGAGAATATGGTGGGTCATAAGCTGGGTGAATTCTCGCCCACACGAACCTTCTACGGTCATGCTGGGGATAAGAAGTCTAAGGTCAAGGGGAAAAAGTAA
- the rplN gene encoding 50S ribosomal protein L14, with amino-acid sequence MIQAETQLNAADNSGAKRLYCIKVLGGTRKRYATVGDIIVVSVKEAIPNSKVKKGDVMRAVVVRTKKEVRRPDGSYIKFDDNSAVLINAAKEPIGTRIFGPVARELRAKQFMKIVSLAPEVL; translated from the coding sequence ATGATTCAAGCGGAAACGCAGTTGAACGCCGCTGACAATTCGGGTGCAAAGCGGCTGTACTGTATCAAGGTTCTCGGTGGGACTCGAAAACGCTACGCTACGGTGGGTGACATCATCGTGGTGTCGGTCAAGGAAGCTATCCCCAATTCCAAGGTGAAAAAGGGGGATGTCATGAGGGCCGTGGTGGTGAGGACCAAAAAGGAAGTGCGACGGCCAGACGGGTCGTACATCAAGTTTGACGACAATTCGGCCGTCTTGATTAACGCCGCCAAGGAACCCATCGGAACCCGCATCTTTGGCCCTGTGGCCCGTGAGCTGCGTGCCAAGCAGTTTATGAAGATCGTCTCGCTGGCTCCCGAAGTGCTCTAG
- the rplD gene encoding 50S ribosomal protein L4, which yields MPTVDIFDMNRQVVGQLDLRDDIFNVPAKSHVVHHVVLYQLAKRRRGTAKTKGRSEVSGGGKKPWRQKGTGRARAGTTRSPLWRGGGTVHGPQPRTYNLKVPKKVRRLALKMVLSQKLRDQALVVVDQLQFPEIKTKHFHAWMHRFALQKPLVVLAGKDEIVEKSARNIPDVKVLRSEGLNVFDMLKHGNLVLTKDTVSKIEESLG from the coding sequence ATGCCAACGGTGGACATTTTCGACATGAATCGGCAAGTGGTAGGGCAGCTGGATTTGCGCGACGACATCTTTAACGTTCCGGCCAAAAGCCATGTGGTCCACCATGTGGTGCTTTACCAGCTGGCCAAGCGCCGTCGAGGCACGGCCAAGACGAAAGGCCGAAGCGAAGTTTCGGGTGGAGGCAAAAAGCCGTGGCGTCAGAAAGGAACAGGTCGTGCTCGAGCCGGGACCACTAGGTCGCCGCTATGGCGAGGAGGGGGCACGGTGCACGGACCCCAGCCCAGAACCTATAACTTAAAGGTGCCCAAGAAAGTGCGGCGACTGGCCTTGAAGATGGTGTTGAGCCAAAAGCTCCGCGATCAGGCTTTGGTGGTTGTGGACCAGCTCCAGTTTCCAGAAATCAAGACCAAACATTTTCATGCCTGGATGCACCGATTCGCCTTACAAAAGCCTCTGGTGGTCCTTGCCGGCAAGGATGAGATCGTGGAAAAATCTGCGCGCAACATTCCTGACGTGAAGGTGCTGCGCAGCGAAGGCCTCAACGTTTTCGACATGCTCAAGCACGGAAACCTGGTGCTCACCAAAGACACGGTTTCCAAAATAGAGGAGTCTCTCGGGTGA
- the rpsC gene encoding 30S ribosomal protein S3, with product MGQKVNPKGFRLGVIRTWDSKWFAAKGYAKLAYEDRKIRDFIKGRLYHAGIARIEIERAANKAKIRIFTARPGIVIGKKGAEIEALRKQLEKRFSREILIDIQEVRRPELDAVLVAENIALQLERRVAFRRAMKRAVTSALKFGAKGIRVACAGRLGGAEMARREWYREGRVPLHTLRADIDYAVAVARTTYGVIGVKVWIFKGEVLP from the coding sequence TTGGGACAGAAGGTCAATCCTAAAGGTTTTCGTCTAGGCGTCATCCGAACATGGGATTCCAAGTGGTTTGCCGCAAAGGGGTACGCCAAGCTGGCCTATGAAGACCGGAAGATTCGCGATTTTATAAAAGGACGATTATACCATGCCGGTATCGCCAGAATCGAGATTGAAAGGGCCGCCAATAAGGCCAAGATTCGCATCTTTACGGCGCGTCCGGGGATCGTTATCGGCAAGAAAGGCGCGGAAATCGAAGCCTTGAGGAAACAGCTAGAGAAGAGATTTTCGCGCGAAATCCTCATTGACATTCAGGAAGTGCGCCGGCCAGAACTGGACGCCGTCTTGGTTGCAGAAAACATCGCCTTGCAGCTGGAACGCCGCGTGGCATTCCGCCGAGCCATGAAGCGCGCGGTGACGTCGGCGCTCAAATTTGGGGCCAAGGGCATTCGGGTGGCCTGCGCCGGGCGCCTCGGGGGTGCCGAAATGGCACGGCGGGAGTGGTATCGCGAAGGTCGAGTCCCCCTCCACACGCTTCGAGCCGACATTGACTATGCCGTGGCGGTAGCTCGAACCACATATGGAGTGATAGGAGTCAAGGTGTGGATCTTTAAAGGGGAAGTGCTTCCGTAG
- the rplX gene encoding 50S ribosomal protein L24: MAVRKKYHVKKNDTVMVIAGKEKGKSGKVLRILTKKDRAVVEKLNMVKRHMRPGPHSRQGGIVEKEAPIHISNLMVICSKCTDPTRVGYKILDDGRKARFCKKCGEIIDG; encoded by the coding sequence ATGGCTGTCAGAAAAAAGTATCATGTCAAGAAGAACGACACAGTGATGGTAATTGCCGGGAAAGAAAAGGGCAAATCGGGCAAGGTGTTGCGCATCTTGACCAAAAAAGATCGAGCGGTGGTGGAAAAGCTCAACATGGTCAAAAGGCACATGAGGCCCGGACCCCACAGTCGGCAAGGCGGAATTGTGGAAAAGGAAGCTCCCATTCACATTTCCAATCTCATGGTGATTTGCAGCAAGTGCACGGATCCGACCCGTGTGGGCTATAAGATCCTCGATGACGGGCGCAAGGCCCGCTTCTGCAAGAAGTGCGGGGAGATCATCGACGGATGA
- the rpmC gene encoding 50S ribosomal protein L29, with protein sequence MKAATLRDMSVDELRQKLAELRESLFSLKFQHATGQLENTAQLKRHKRDIARVLTILREKQSAGEA encoded by the coding sequence ATGAAAGCAGCGACCTTACGGGATATGAGTGTGGATGAATTGAGGCAGAAGCTGGCGGAGTTGCGTGAGTCTCTGTTTAGTCTGAAGTTTCAGCATGCAACGGGACAGCTGGAAAACACGGCGCAGCTCAAGCGGCACAAACGCGATATTGCGAGAGTGTTGACCATATTGCGTGAAAAGCAAAGCGCCGGTGAGGCGTAG
- the rpsQ gene encoding 30S ribosomal protein S17, protein MEERRSNRKTRVGTVVSDRMNKTVVVSVERLVKHAKYGKYIRRRSKFKAHDAENQCRIGDRVLIQESRPLSKTKHWVVVKILVRAAV, encoded by the coding sequence ATGGAAGAGCGCAGAAGCAACAGGAAGACCCGGGTCGGCACCGTGGTGAGTGACCGAATGAACAAAACGGTGGTGGTCAGTGTGGAGCGGCTGGTCAAGCATGCCAAGTATGGCAAGTACATTCGGCGCCGCAGCAAATTCAAGGCGCACGATGCGGAAAATCAGTGCCGCATAGGGGATCGTGTGTTGATTCAAGAAAGCCGTCCATTAAGCAAAACCAAGCATTGGGTGGTCGTAAAGATTTTGGTACGGGCCGCTGTCTGA
- the rpsH gene encoding 30S ribosomal protein S8 codes for MVMTDPIADFLNRIKNAHRARHDKVDVPASRMKVELARILKEEGYIKHFKLIKDNKQGVLRIHLKYGPDREAAIRDMRRISKPSRRIYVGCKEMPRVLNGLGVAILSTSRGILTDKQARREGVGGELICSVW; via the coding sequence ATGGTGATGACGGATCCCATTGCCGACTTTCTCAATCGCATCAAGAACGCCCACAGGGCGCGCCACGATAAGGTGGATGTCCCCGCGTCGCGCATGAAGGTGGAGCTGGCGCGCATCCTCAAGGAAGAAGGCTACATCAAGCATTTTAAGCTCATCAAGGACAACAAGCAGGGCGTGTTGAGAATCCATCTGAAATATGGGCCGGACCGCGAGGCGGCCATTCGTGACATGCGCCGCATCAGCAAGCCCAGCCGGCGAATCTATGTGGGATGCAAAGAAATGCCGAGGGTTCTCAACGGCCTGGGCGTCGCCATATTGTCCACTTCTCGCGGCATTCTCACCGACAAGCAGGCACGGCGAGAGGGTGTGGGTGGCGAACTGATCTGTAGCGTGTGGTAA